A window from Akkermansia muciniphila encodes these proteins:
- a CDS encoding alpha-L-fucosidase: protein MNIATIAALAAALGLPAFSQQGATKIVTENGQPALALDEAFAAQLRSGNTAPDAPAPVPAEFSAPVPVLPLPADANHAAVKETAEERSRRMEWWRDAKFGMFIHYGLYSGLAGEWKGKPGGSEWIQKNVEADTDSYAAEALPLFKPREGLTEEWAQLAQDAGCRYVVLTSKHHEGFGLFDSAQTDYDAKSAINRDIIREYVDSCRKRGLKVGLYHSVIDWHHPSYDNTICPDLCYPAGQAEMLKKKNIPRDHAAYQKYLHAQVRELMTRYAPIDIMWWDYSQGAMEGARGWKAPELMDMVRSINPAVIMNNRLYAYSGLNRDQAGTLDLRCGDYITPERFIPRRGYPGVDWESCMTVSDKWGYNRYDTNIKSPETVIEKLVECVTKGGNLLLNVNPMADGTIPEKVAATMRGVGQWLKINGEAVYGTRAFTELDQPASINRNGDIFVFLTPPPDKGPAQPPSEGTMKELTEGAEYARMQPLDSTGYEEDEGTAVTLPKGYSKAVLLGDNTVLPAVNGTVLFKAHEHSKTPCSVIKLSK, encoded by the coding sequence ATGAATATCGCCACGATTGCCGCCCTGGCCGCAGCCCTGGGGCTTCCGGCCTTCTCCCAGCAGGGCGCCACTAAAATCGTTACGGAGAACGGACAACCCGCCCTGGCCCTGGATGAAGCATTTGCAGCCCAGCTGCGCAGCGGAAACACGGCGCCGGATGCTCCCGCTCCGGTTCCCGCTGAATTCTCCGCACCCGTTCCCGTTCTCCCCCTGCCCGCGGACGCCAACCACGCCGCCGTGAAGGAAACGGCGGAGGAACGCAGCCGCCGCATGGAGTGGTGGCGTGACGCTAAATTCGGCATGTTCATCCATTACGGCCTGTATTCCGGGCTGGCCGGGGAATGGAAAGGCAAGCCCGGCGGGTCCGAATGGATTCAGAAGAACGTGGAGGCGGATACGGACTCCTACGCCGCGGAAGCCCTCCCCCTGTTCAAGCCCAGGGAAGGACTGACGGAAGAATGGGCGCAGCTTGCGCAGGACGCAGGATGCCGGTACGTGGTGCTGACCAGCAAGCACCATGAAGGGTTCGGCCTGTTTGACAGCGCCCAGACGGATTACGACGCCAAAAGCGCCATCAACCGGGACATCATCCGGGAATACGTGGATTCCTGCCGCAAACGCGGCTTGAAGGTGGGCCTTTACCACTCCGTCATTGACTGGCACCATCCGTCTTATGACAACACCATCTGCCCGGACCTCTGCTATCCCGCCGGGCAGGCGGAGATGCTTAAAAAGAAGAACATCCCGCGGGACCACGCCGCCTACCAGAAGTACCTGCACGCGCAGGTCAGGGAGCTCATGACCCGTTACGCGCCCATTGACATCATGTGGTGGGATTATTCCCAGGGAGCCATGGAGGGCGCCAGGGGCTGGAAAGCACCGGAACTGATGGACATGGTGCGCTCCATCAATCCCGCCGTCATCATGAACAACCGCCTGTACGCCTACTCCGGATTAAACAGGGACCAGGCCGGCACGCTGGACCTGCGCTGCGGGGATTACATCACCCCGGAACGCTTCATCCCCCGGCGCGGCTATCCCGGCGTGGACTGGGAGTCCTGCATGACGGTGAGCGACAAGTGGGGCTACAACCGGTATGACACCAACATCAAGTCCCCGGAAACCGTCATTGAAAAACTGGTGGAATGCGTCACCAAGGGAGGCAACCTCCTGCTGAACGTAAACCCGATGGCGGACGGCACCATTCCGGAAAAAGTGGCCGCCACCATGCGCGGCGTGGGCCAGTGGCTCAAGATCAACGGAGAGGCCGTATACGGCACGCGGGCCTTTACGGAACTGGACCAGCCCGCCTCCATCAACCGGAACGGAGACATTTTCGTGTTCCTGACCCCGCCGCCGGACAAGGGCCCGGCCCAGCCGCCCAGTGAAGGGACCATGAAGGAATTGACGGAAGGCGCGGAGTACGCCCGCATGCAGCCTCTGGATTCCACCGGGTACGAGGAGGATGAAGGCACAGCCGTCACCCTGCCAAAGGGTTATTCCAAGGCCGTTCTGCTGGGGGACAATACCGTCCTTCCCGCCGTCAACGGCACGGTCCTGTTCAAGGCGCATGAACATTCCAAAACGCCTTGTTCCGTCATTAAACTGAGCAAATAG